Genomic window (Capsicum annuum cultivar UCD-10X-F1 chromosome 10, UCD10Xv1.1, whole genome shotgun sequence):
GATCCTAAAATTGGCCATAAAAGTTTGAACGTGAAAGATGTTGAAGTAGATTTTGAGGAGACAGTGTCTGAAAATCAATATGCCAATGATGACTTTATCGGAGAAAGCATTAAGGGAAATGAAGTGGAAGTTGAAGTCTCTGATCAGTCACCTATCGTATCAAGGTCAATCACTGGCTCAGAGCAAATATTAAAAGTTTATGAAGAAGCCAAAGATTCAATGAACGATGGAGTTGAAATTAAAGCCCCAGTTTCAGATGGAGAGACATATAATATGATTGAAAGGCTAGAAACGAAATCTAATGGTGGATTCTGTTATAATACCGAGGCTTCACAAAAAATTAATGATCAAATCATCATCAAATCAATTGAGGAGACTAATACAGATGAAACATCCTTGTGTTATGGATCAGTTTTAGAACTCCAAACTTTTCCATCGCATGTGTGTCTCCAGATAATGAAGTTGTGGCGGAGTTCAGAAAAAAAGGGAGTTTGAGAACCCAACATGATAAAACTCAGCAAAGTGATAATTCATATGGTTCTCAAAGGGCAAAGAGGACTATTGTCAAGCTATCTCGCTATAGAGATGAAAAATTTGTCAATACAGATTCTTGTCTCTTCGCAGGGCCAATCATTAACGAGAAATATTCATCATTTGAAGAAGCAAGAGGACTTACGCATAAACTACCAAGATTTTCACTAAGGCGTGGTTCAAAGCTTCGCTTGAGTTCTTCTGCGACAAGCTTAGGGTAGCttccaaaaaatcactttaagggGGAGTGTGAAAAATAGTAAAGATGATTTTTTGGAATCATAGATTTTCTATTAAGCTTGTAGAATATTCTAACATAGTATTtaattatcttagaaaaatatctagatTACTCTTAGATAACTAGAAGATAAAAGTTGTCTAGATTGTtcttgtagaattatctagatattctaaAGTAGTGGTAGAAGATAAGACTCACTAGGTTTTTCTTGTAGATGTATCTAGAAGATTTTCTAGAACTATCCATCAATAAGTATAAATAGGGATGGTCTTGCACATTTGTAACCAACCAAGAAACGACCAACGATAAAACCAATTCAAGTAATGTTCTCCATATTAAAGTTCTTCCTTCTCTTTACAtagcttcctcttcttttttaACAATCTTGGGCTAGCAGAAGGTCCCCAATTACACctttcttctgctattctctaCATTATCATCATTGTAATGTGAAGAACAATTGGGTTAATCCTTTGCTCAGCTGCAGAAAATTTTCTTGTCTATTCTATAGCCAGTAATAGTGTCTTATGGCTTGAGAAATAAAAGTTGGTGAAGGTAGGTTCTACCTTTGGAATCTGATGATCAGGACTGTAGTaactttgttttgatttttatgtgGGGGGACGCAGAAGGACTGGTGGTGTATTTCAAGGGGAAATAAGATGATTTTAGCCCAGTTAAGATGATTTTAGCCCAGTTAATCGTCTCTAATTTAAAGAAATAAACTATGTTATATCAGGAATTATTAATGGGACTGTTCTCATATTTCTTTCACGCTGGCAGGTCAAGTGGTTGAACAAACAATTGAGCAAACTATGGCCATTTGTTGCCGACGTAAGCTTTTACACCTATCTTTGGTATCCTGTgcaattttttctttgtaaatcaGGTCTTGTAACTTCAATAAAAATCATGCTTACTTTGTGGGTATGATGTATCTAAATACGTCGGAGGTTCTCTTTGATTATCAGCATATTGAGTAAAAATTTCTTGTAATGATCTCCAAATCTTTTTTCCCCTCTAGACAATTTGTCTTTCAATAGTCACCATGTCTTAGTAATCCCACTGTTTGTGTATTATAGAACTTGTTCCTATAAGAACTTATAGCATGCAGAGGACATTTATGATGATGCTGATCAGTAACATAATCTATAAGAATTTTGATTCATATATTTGTATTTGATACTATGCTTCTACATATCAAAGTTGTTTAATGACTTGGCAGTGCCCCCATTATATTTTATGTGAACGACATGGTATTGAAGGTGAAATTAAGTGTGAAAGATAGGTTGAGAGTGCAAAAGGATAGATGctctttttcataaatttgagCAAATGGAACTTCTGTTTTTCTACGGTTTTTAGTTGACTCCTCAGTGCAATGAGACTGGATATTTGATTTTATGTACCTCATCTGCTATGATGGATAATTTGAAATTTAAGACTCCTCTGGAAATATTTTTTATGCCAATGTAAATTTCTAGTTAGATAAGCAACATCTGTAGTCTCCTTGTCATGGTAGAAACTTGTTTGTACTATTCAATCTCCATTTTGCGACACCCTAAATCTAATCTCTTGAATATGTCATTGTGCAGGCTGGAGAAGCTATCATTAAAGACTCTGTTGAACCTATTTTAGAAGATTATCGGCCTCCTGGAATTTCTTCAATGAAGTTCAGCAAACTGTCCTTGGGAACTGTGGCTCCTAAAATTGAAGGTAACATAAACCTATCCACTaatttgttatgttttttttattagaCATTCTACTGGAGAATCTATAAGCACATGCTGAATGATTTCTCCATTGCTAATTAATTCATACTCCAGAGCAATAAAATTAATGTATCTGGATGGGACATTTCTTAGTAAAAGTAGAGTCTATTTGTTTAAGGTTATCTCCACATTTAACATTAATCATGTGTGATTCCCTCTTTGAAGCATGTATCTTAATTAATGCAGGTATTCGAGTTCAAAGCCTTAAAAAGGGTCAAATCATTATGGATATTGATCTCCGATGGGGTGGCGATCCCAATATTGTTATAGAAGTTGATGCACTGGTTGCTTCTATACCCATTCAGGTTGGGTGCCTCAACTCTTCACCTGTCTAAATTGCTGAGGAGAATTTTACTCTGATTACTGAGTCATCTTGGAAGCAGTTGCACTGACCTTTGCCAAATTGGTTGCAGTTGAAAGATCTACAAGTCTTCACTGTTATTCGTGTTATATTCCAACTAGCTGAGGAAATTCCCTGCATTTctgctgttgttgttgctttacTTTCTGAGGTATATATAGATCCTATGAAAGAAAATATACTTCTtatcttcttcaatttctgcTGTTTCTAACTcttcctttttctctctttttttttttttaattgtgggGTAGCGTGAGGGTGGGTGGGTTGGTTAGGGGATCTATTTGACCCACCCCGTCAACACGCGCTCCTCCTCCCCAAATGTAGAGAGAATGAGAAAAGGGTGCTATTTCTCATGATCTGTCTTAGATCAGCATTTAGAGTTCCTTTGAACTGTGTTTTGATAAAACAATATCTTGGTGAGATGTTAATATATAGATTTGAATGTCATAATGTCTAACTTTTTCTGGATTAGTTTTTTTTAATAGTAAGACATGTTGACTTGATTCATGAATAAAAATCAGATCATTTCACGCAAATGAATATTAAGTCATGAACTTTAACCATGggatcggaaacagtctctctacttcttcggaggtagcggtatggactgcgtacatcttactctccccagaccctttaccagttactccaaggctccccttcatcaCATATAATGGACTTGTGACAAGGATATACTATAATAGCACGAGTGAATGAAAAAAATCACTTTAAAGTAGGTCCAAGACTTTCTCATGGTTTAAGTGACCATAAAGTATTTTACTAACAGAGAACAAGATCACAGTATGAGAACAAGGATAATGCTGCATGAACTAGTCTGAGAGGAGAACTCAGGATTCTTCTAAGAACAAGGATAGAAGTGTGAACCTGCACTTTCGTACATTTATCTGTATGCTTCATCTTGTTAAAATGTCTCAATTGGTTTACAATTCTATTTAATGTGGTAAAAGTATAGCTCAACTGGATTTATGAGAAGCTTAGTCCTGATAGACATTTGAATGACTGATACCCTGTTTATCCAACCAGCCAAAGCCAAGAATTGATTATACTTTAAAAGCTGTTGGTGGAAGTTTAACGGCTCTTCCTGGACTTTCTGACATGATAGAAGTAAGTGTTAACATGGTGTCGAGCAGTACATTTCCTATTTAATATCTTTCTCCTCAGCCTAACACTGGTGTTGTTTCTCATTGAAAGGACACTGTAGATTCAATTGTAACGGATATGCTGGAATGGCCTCACAGAATCGTTGTACCAATTGGAGGTTTACCTGTGGATACTAGGTATACAGTTTTACAATTTCTTTTATCACCTGTCTAATTATcatgcattttattttttcaatctcTGTAACGCTGGAATAATAGGCAGAAGTTGGGTACTCCCTTTTGTTTTCTtctgtgtatgtgtgtgtgcatCCCTTATCTTTACTCATTTTCCAACTCTTGTCATTAATTCGGTTTACTTCCGTCTATCTTTTGACATGGTGCTGTAAGTAACTTGTCTTTTGTTAATCTGTTTGGCGCGGTGGAGAAAATACTCCACTTTCTGTATTTCAAGGCCTTCCCAAATTTGTCATGTTCCTCTGAATATGAAATGTAAATGCTCCAACTGAATGTTCAACCGTTTTTTCTGTTCCATGCAGTGATTTGGAGCTTAAGCCACAGGGGAAGCTAACAGTAACTGTAATGAGGGCTACAAACTTAAAGAACCAAGAAATGATTGGAAAATCTGACCCATATGTGGTCTTGTATATTCGTCCACTATTTAAGTTTAAGACAAAAACCATTGACAACAACCTAAATCCTGTTTGGGATGAGACGTTTGAGTTGATTGCAGAAGACAAGGAGACTCAGTCTCTTCTCCTAGAGGTTTAATTGCTACATCcatctctcattttttttaattttatcctgAATCTACTAGAATCTGGCCATCTGATGCTGTACATTCTTTTGAGAAAATTAGTTTAGATAATCCAGCCTCTTTAATTTTCATTCGTTTTTGCTTGTCACATACATGACTTTGAACAGGTCTTTGATGAAGACATTGGAGAAGATGATCGAATGGGTGTCACGAAGTTGCCCCTGAATGAGCTTGAATCCGACACTCCAAAAGAAATTGAATTAAGGTTGCTGCCAAAATATGATATGCTCAAAGTCAAAGATAAGAAGGATAGAGGAACTATTACCATCAAGGTACACAACAAAATTATAGTTTTTGTCATGAAGTTCCGTTTTAACTATCCATTTTTGGTTCTCTGCCTTTTAGGACAGTCACTGATCTAGAATGTAGACGTTATGAGCCTGAGTTGCCAGAGTAGTTTTAAATGTATATCAAGCTCTATCTATACTTGGTTTCTGCACATATATATAGGATTCCACCCCAAAGTACAGATGAATAAAGCCTTTCAATAATTAATGCATTCAGTTGAACTTAGTATTTTCGACATGGGTCATATATATAACTTTAAAGATTGAACTGGCCAAACTTTAAGGCAAGATGATCTTGGTatcattgattaaaaaaaatgcagatactttatcatgaattcaacaagaAAGAGCAATTAGCAGCTCTCGAGGAAGAGAAGAGGATCATGGAAGAAAGGAAGCAACTAAAGGCAGAAGGGGTGATTGGAAGTTCAATGGAAGCCCTTGATGGTGCAGCAGCTTTAGCTGCTTCACGTGCTGGTGTGGCAGGCAGTGGCATTGGTTCAGGGCTAGGTGCTGGTGTAAGGGTAGTAAGAAGTGGACTAAGCAAAACCAAAAAGTTCATGGGAAGAACCTTTACAGGACAGTCGAGCAATCACAAGAAAATTGACCCTCCTC
Coding sequences:
- the LOC107844850 gene encoding calcium-dependent lipid-binding protein-like, with protein sequence MGLISGILMGMICGIGTMSGWQYMMRYRSNKRIAKAVDVQLMGCLNRDDLKKICGDKFPEWISFPVFEQVKWLNKQLSKLWPFVADAGEAIIKDSVEPILEDYRPPGISSMKFSKLSLGTVAPKIEGIRVQSLKKGQIIMDIDLRWGGDPNIVIEVDALVASIPIQLKDLQVFTVIRVIFQLAEEIPCISAVVVALLSEPKPRIDYTLKAVGGSLTALPGLSDMIEDTVDSIVTDMLEWPHRIVVPIGGLPVDTSDLELKPQGKLTVTVMRATNLKNQEMIGKSDPYVVLYIRPLFKFKTKTIDNNLNPVWDETFELIAEDKETQSLLLEVFDEDIGEDDRMGVTKLPLNELESDTPKEIELRLLPKYDMLKVKDKKDRGTITIKILYHEFNKKEQLAALEEEKRIMEERKQLKAEGVIGSSMEALDGAAALAASRAGVAGSGIGSGLGAGVRVVRSGLSKTKKFMGRTFTGQSSNHKKIDPPPVNVVQD